In Actinoplanes derwentensis, the following proteins share a genomic window:
- a CDS encoding ABC transporter ATP-binding protein — MSLLRVNGLTVKFGDTTVVDGLGFELPKGGSLGIVGESGSGKSMTSLAVMDLLPKGARRTGSIVFDGIELRGLPERRMRTIRGDRIAMIFQDPLSSLNPYYTVGTQIAEAYRSHRSGVSRRAARRVAIEAMERVHIKEAGRRVDDYPHQFSGGMRQRVMIAMALSTEPELIIADEPTTALDVTVQAQILDLLAEVRRDTGAALIMITHDLAVVSEVADTVVVMRYGDVVETGTTEQIFSDPRHPYTQALLDAVPRIDDTIGDLRTLGGHP, encoded by the coding sequence ATGAGCCTTCTGCGGGTGAACGGCCTGACCGTGAAGTTCGGCGACACGACAGTGGTCGACGGGCTCGGTTTCGAACTGCCGAAGGGCGGCTCGCTCGGCATCGTCGGCGAGTCCGGCTCCGGCAAGTCGATGACCAGCCTCGCCGTGATGGACCTGCTGCCCAAGGGCGCGCGGCGCACCGGCAGCATCGTCTTCGACGGCATCGAACTGCGGGGCCTGCCGGAACGCCGGATGCGGACGATCCGCGGCGACCGGATCGCGATGATCTTCCAGGACCCACTGTCGTCGCTGAACCCCTACTACACCGTCGGCACCCAGATCGCCGAGGCGTACCGGTCGCACCGCTCCGGCGTGAGCCGCCGCGCCGCCCGCCGGGTGGCGATCGAGGCGATGGAACGGGTGCACATCAAGGAGGCCGGGCGGCGCGTCGACGACTACCCGCACCAGTTCTCCGGCGGCATGCGGCAACGCGTGATGATCGCGATGGCGCTCAGCACCGAACCCGAGCTGATCATCGCGGACGAGCCGACCACCGCCCTGGACGTCACCGTGCAGGCCCAGATCCTCGACCTGCTCGCCGAGGTCCGCCGGGACACCGGCGCCGCCCTCATCATGATCACCCACGATCTGGCAGTGGTCAGCGAGGTCGCCGACACCGTCGTGGTGATGCGCTACGGCGACGTGGTCGAGACCGGCACCACCGAGCAGATCTTCTCCGATCCCCGGCATCCCTACACTCAGGCGCTGCTGGACGCCGTCCCGCGCATCGACGACACGATCGGCGACCTGCGTACCCTCGGAGGACACCCATGA
- a CDS encoding ATP-binding cassette domain-containing protein, with product MTGELLLSVRDLVKQFPVAGTAGLFTPAKLFTAVDGVSFDLHAGQTLALVGESGSGKSTTARLAARLLDVTSGSIQLDGQDVTTRKGKDLAGVRRTVQVVFQDPFSSLNPRHTVERIVTAPLLYQQRDIPGGSRDFTRSLLDRVGLNPDWLDRYPAQFSGGQAQRIGIARALAIGPRVLVCDEAVSALDVSVQAQIINLLRDLQAEEGFGCLFIAHDLAVVRQIATSVAVMTAGKIVEAGERDAVFGDPKHEYTRRLLAAVPRIRPEWEAARRAKAAAR from the coding sequence ATGACCGGCGAACTCCTGCTGAGCGTCCGCGACCTGGTCAAACAGTTCCCGGTGGCCGGCACGGCCGGGCTGTTCACACCCGCGAAGCTGTTCACCGCGGTCGACGGCGTGTCCTTCGACCTGCACGCCGGACAGACCTTGGCCCTGGTCGGCGAGTCCGGCTCCGGCAAGTCGACCACCGCCCGGCTGGCCGCCCGGCTCCTCGACGTCACCTCCGGCAGCATCCAGCTGGACGGCCAGGACGTCACCACCCGCAAAGGCAAAGACCTCGCCGGAGTACGCCGGACCGTGCAAGTGGTCTTCCAGGACCCGTTCTCGTCACTGAACCCCCGGCACACCGTCGAGCGCATCGTCACCGCTCCCCTGCTCTACCAGCAGCGGGACATCCCGGGCGGGTCCCGCGACTTCACCCGGTCACTACTGGACCGCGTCGGCCTCAACCCCGACTGGCTCGACCGTTACCCGGCCCAGTTCTCCGGCGGGCAGGCCCAGCGCATCGGCATCGCCCGCGCCCTGGCTATCGGCCCCCGGGTGCTGGTCTGTGACGAGGCGGTCTCCGCCCTCGACGTGTCGGTCCAGGCACAGATCATCAACCTGCTGCGCGACCTGCAGGCCGAGGAGGGCTTCGGCTGCCTGTTCATCGCCCACGACCTGGCCGTGGTCCGGCAGATCGCCACCTCGGTCGCGGTCATGACCGCCGGTAAGATCGTCGAGGCGGGGGAGCGGGACGCGGTCTTCGGCGATCCGAAACACGAGTACACCCGCAGACTA